TACCCTGCTGTTTCCACCGGATGCCAAACTTGGTCATGATCTGAAAATGGTGTCGTTTACCTTTAATGGCTTTGCCCACCAGTTCTTCACTCAAACCCATACCATAAATCGGCGCCGTATCAATGGTAGTGATGCCAAAATCGTAGCCACGTGAAATCGCTTCAACGGCTTCCTTTTCATCGCTTCCACCCCACATGAAACCACCGATGGCCCATGCACCAAAAGTGATGGCCGATACTTCTATACCACTATTCCCCAAATCTCTGTATATCATAGCTTACATTTTTTTGCCTGAAGCAACAATAAAATTATCTCCCAATTTACAAAATATTCACGGGTATTGTGTTAAAAATTTCATTTCATTATGTCAAACAAAAAAAACCACATTTCGTTTAGTATGGAGAAAAGATAATCTAAGGTTCCGGTTTATGGACGAATACAAATTGTTTGCCCGCATTTATGATCCCGTTCTCTACGGTGTGCTTCACAAAATAAGGAAGAAAGTGGTGGAGCTCGCTCAATCCTATAACCCTTCCACCATTATAGATATTTGCTGTGGTACGGGCAATCAGCTAAAATATTTAAAAAAAAGTGGTTTTCATAACGTAACGGGTATTGACATATCCCAATCCATGCTTCAACAGGTGGAAAAGGGTGGCGAACCGATCAAATGCGATAAACAGGACGCCACTGAACTGGCGTTTCGTGACAATCATTTCGATATGGGCATCATAAGTTTTGCTTTGCATGAAAAGCCCGCGGATATAGCCCGGAAAATTGTTGATGAAGCCCGCCGGGTCATTCAGCCCGGCGGATATCTTATCGTTGTGGATTATACTTTTGAAAATGATGCCAAACCCTATGTAAAATTTGCCGTTCGCATTGTAGAAAGACTTGCCGGTAAGGAGCATCACCGCCATTTTAAAAACTACATCCAAAACGGTGGAATGGATGAGTTCTTAAAAGGCTTCCGTCCGATAAAAGAATACCGGTTCCACGGAGGAGCTACAGGAGTGCGTGTTTATCAGGAAAATCAATATGGTAATTATGCCTGAAGAAAAATTCACTAACGTATTGGGTTCCCAAATGCATTATCTGGAAGAAGGGACCGGCGATGCAGTGCTGTTCCTCCATGGCAATCCTGCTTCATCATACCTGTGGCGCAACATCATTCCGTATATAAGCCCTTATAGCCGTTGTATTGCTCCGGACCTTATCGGCCATGGAAAATCCGCCAAACCGGATATCCAATACAACTTCTTTGATCATTACAATTACCTCAAAGCATTCACGGAAAAGCTGAAACTGGATAATATAACCCTGGTGCTTCACGACTGGGGATCTGCACTCGGTTTTCATTACGCCTTGCACCACCGGGACAAAATAAAGGGCATTGCGTTCATGGAGGCCTTTGTCAGACCCTGGAAATGGTCCGACCTAAAATGGGAGTACAGACTGGGATTTAAATTGCTGCGCACACCTTTAGTTGGAGAATTCA
This genomic window from Bacteroidales bacterium contains:
- a CDS encoding methyltransferase domain-containing protein; the encoded protein is MDEYKLFARIYDPVLYGVLHKIRKKVVELAQSYNPSTIIDICCGTGNQLKYLKKSGFHNVTGIDISQSMLQQVEKGGEPIKCDKQDATELAFRDNHFDMGIISFALHEKPADIARKIVDEARRVIQPGGYLIVVDYTFENDAKPYVKFAVRIVERLAGKEHHRHFKNYIQNGGMDEFLKGFRPIKEYRFHGGATGVRVYQENQYGNYA
- a CDS encoding haloalkane dehalogenase; translated protein: MPEEKFTNVLGSQMHYLEEGTGDAVLFLHGNPASSYLWRNIIPYISPYSRCIAPDLIGHGKSAKPDIQYNFFDHYNYLKAFTEKLKLDNITLVLHDWGSALGFHYALHHRDKIKGIAFMEAFVRPWKWSDLKWEYRLGFKLLRTPLVGEFMIYGMNAFLNLIMPRLTIRNLSREEKKMYKAPFRKINSRKPMLVWPREIPINGKPKDIHNLMDYYGDWLQKSSLPKLLLYGMPGALINQQVRHWCEKNLTVLSLAYLGEGLHYLPEDQPHETGKALANWYSKLSSTS